A region of Chitinophaga horti DNA encodes the following proteins:
- a CDS encoding LolA family protein: MKKTILIGALLCGLVSVSSAQSNDPKAKAVLDGVSKKFKSLTSVVANFILKIEGANNKVSDTKKGTVFLKGAKYKVALDGQEIISDNKTSWTYTKDVNEVTINNVDQSAGTMTPAKLFTNFYDKDYLYRMDAETTEKGKVLQNIELTPTDKSKSMFKVLVSIDKKSQTIARMKMFEKNGNKVTYEITNFTPNASVNEATFTFDSKKYPGVEVVDLR; the protein is encoded by the coding sequence ATGAAGAAAACGATACTTATAGGCGCCCTGTTGTGTGGACTGGTATCTGTCAGCTCAGCACAATCGAACGATCCTAAAGCCAAAGCGGTACTGGACGGCGTGAGCAAAAAATTTAAATCACTCACTTCCGTAGTGGCCAACTTCATCCTCAAAATCGAAGGGGCTAACAACAAAGTGTCTGATACCAAGAAAGGTACGGTATTCCTGAAAGGCGCCAAGTACAAAGTAGCCCTCGACGGACAGGAAATTATCAGCGATAATAAAACCTCCTGGACATACACCAAAGACGTAAACGAGGTTACCATCAATAACGTAGACCAGAGCGCAGGTACCATGACGCCGGCCAAACTGTTCACCAACTTCTACGATAAAGATTACCTGTATCGTATGGATGCGGAAACCACCGAGAAAGGTAAAGTGCTGCAGAACATTGAGCTGACGCCTACCGACAAGTCTAAGTCCATGTTTAAAGTACTGGTATCCATCGATAAAAAGAGCCAGACCATTGCAAGGATGAAGATGTTTGAAAAGAACGGTAACAAAGTAACTTACGAGATCACCAACTTTACGCCGAATGCAAGTGTAAACGAAGCTACGTTTACTTTCGACAGCAAAAAATATCCAGGCGTAGAAGTAGTGGACCTCCGCTAA
- the lpdA gene encoding dihydrolipoyl dehydrogenase, which yields MAYDVIVIGSGPGGYVAAIRASQLGFKTAVVERENLGGICLNWGCIPTKALLKSAQVFEYIQHAKDYGITVSSAETDFAAVVKRSRGSADKMSKGVQFLMKKNKIDVLLGNGKLKSKNQVEVTDKDGKATVHDAKYIILATGGRARELPNLKMDGKKVIGYREAMVLPEQPKSMIVVGSGAIGVEFAYFYHSIGTKVTIVEFMPRIVPVEDEDISKELEKIYKKKGIDIMTNASVEAVDTSGAGVKAKVKTQTGEITLEADVVLSAVGVTANIENIGLETVGVKTDKGRVTVDKYYATNVNGVYAIGDIVPGQALAHVAMKEGIVCVEAIAYNEKKYHHKPEPVDYNNIPGCTYCSPEIASVGYTEKAAKEAGYEVKVGKFPFTASGKATAAGATEGFVKVVFDAKYGEWLGTHMIGANVTEIIAQTVTARKLETTYIEALDAMMPHPTMSESVKDAIEVAYGEAIHL from the coding sequence ATGGCATACGACGTAATCGTAATTGGAAGTGGCCCTGGCGGCTATGTGGCCGCTATCCGTGCTTCTCAGCTGGGATTCAAGACAGCTGTGGTGGAGAGGGAGAACCTGGGAGGTATTTGTTTGAACTGGGGTTGTATTCCCACTAAAGCGTTGTTAAAGTCTGCACAGGTATTTGAATATATCCAGCACGCGAAAGATTACGGTATTACCGTGAGCAGTGCTGAAACTGATTTTGCTGCCGTTGTTAAACGCAGCCGCGGTTCTGCCGACAAAATGAGCAAAGGCGTGCAGTTCCTGATGAAAAAGAACAAAATCGATGTATTGTTAGGCAATGGTAAGCTGAAAAGCAAAAACCAGGTAGAAGTAACCGATAAAGACGGTAAAGCTACTGTACACGATGCAAAATATATTATCCTGGCTACCGGCGGCCGCGCCCGCGAACTGCCTAACCTGAAAATGGACGGCAAAAAGGTAATCGGTTACCGCGAAGCCATGGTACTGCCTGAGCAGCCTAAATCTATGATCGTTGTTGGTTCCGGCGCTATCGGCGTTGAGTTTGCCTACTTCTATCACAGCATCGGCACCAAGGTGACTATCGTTGAGTTTATGCCGCGCATCGTGCCGGTAGAGGATGAAGACATCTCTAAAGAACTGGAGAAAATCTACAAGAAGAAAGGTATCGACATCATGACCAATGCTTCTGTTGAAGCAGTGGATACCAGCGGTGCTGGCGTGAAAGCGAAAGTAAAAACCCAGACCGGCGAAATCACCCTGGAAGCAGATGTGGTACTGAGCGCTGTGGGCGTTACCGCTAACATCGAAAACATCGGCCTCGAAACAGTAGGTGTTAAAACCGACAAAGGCAGGGTAACGGTTGATAAATACTACGCGACTAACGTTAATGGCGTTTACGCGATCGGTGATATCGTTCCTGGCCAGGCATTGGCACACGTTGCGATGAAAGAAGGTATTGTTTGCGTGGAAGCTATCGCTTACAACGAGAAAAAATACCATCACAAACCTGAGCCGGTTGATTATAACAACATCCCTGGCTGTACTTACTGCTCTCCTGAAATCGCTTCCGTAGGTTATACCGAGAAAGCGGCTAAAGAAGCAGGGTACGAAGTAAAAGTGGGTAAATTCCCCTTCACTGCTTCTGGTAAAGCTACCGCTGCAGGCGCAACCGAAGGCTTCGTAAAAGTAGTGTTCGATGCGAAATACGGTGAGTGGTTAGGTACTCATATGATCGGTGCTAACGTAACCGAGATCATCGCGCAAACCGTAACTGCCCGTAAGCTGGAAACAACTTACATTGAGGCTTTGGACGCTATGATGCCGCACCCGACCATGAGCGAGTCCGTAAAAGATGCGATCGAAGTAGCTTACGGCGAAGCGATCCACCTGTAA